Proteins from a single region of Aureibacter tunicatorum:
- a CDS encoding tetratricopeptide repeat protein, with the protein MNKKILCFLALFGSTFGAQAQSTLSQRDENISLDKGKHLFERQKYASARFQFQSFLDNEKNASQLEIDEAEYFIAVCALYLENADGGNLIEAYAKKHEGSGYASLAYFDLGGYYFKRKKYDEAVDHLEKVDQYALNESQKNDYLFWLSYSYFLEQRFDDALPMFNRLKLSDNKYKYAAYYYSGYIHYKQEKYDRALRDLKAAGKTDIYSAQVPYFISNIYYKQKDYRQLVEYAEPFAKNKRSKVVNNDEIKLLVAESYFEMGDYENASRYFEEYTKVKKSPKADVLYRAALANMKLDRLDKAEDNFKKVALVEDSLGYYASYYLGGIYVKDDRKPFALSAYDKAQKTSFNDEMKEEAAYNHSRLCMELEKYEDAVVSMRKFKEEFPESQYVEELDQLIGEAYLRSNDFKAAVEHLESLSYKSSKMKKDFQQVTFSRGVQLFNQGKLKSSVGFFKKSLKYPINHELVIQAHYWMGEAYSIAKRYADAKDHYLQIQTLASDTHEFKNLSYYGLGYAYFNEEKYNLALPYFKRYVESNASNKHSADALMRLADCYYVQKAYVYAIDNYKKSVQEKNPDTDYAYFQLGMISGIEKDLSSSRAYFDKVLEVEPKSRYYDDALYQLAVFESVAGNSQASLKLLDQLIEDAPESLLMPFAYERKAISYSNLGNYSKAVEEYKVVIDEYPTSSNANSALLGLQEALSKAGKQNELDAYIAKYKEANPDSETVENVAYESAKSLYFDQQYHQASKSLSNYLIDYPNSPYLVDAKYYLADSYYRLRDDENAVKWFNDVIEDSKNRYLPKALSKVSEIHFTQKEYEKAVQASKHYSGIARSKKDQFKAWSMMVKSYYELEKYDSVDYYAHEIIDKVAVSANATNMANLYIGKAALGKGLEDEAMDQFIITMNTAKDANGAEAQYLLAEVFHKRGQYEQSIQTLYDLSKNFGVYEYWLSKAFLLIADNYIESDELFQAKATLQSIIDKSPVEEVVNGAKERMKKISVLEEETISSQDSSGMEMVDVDSLHSIVE; encoded by the coding sequence ATGAATAAGAAAATATTGTGCTTTTTAGCCCTTTTCGGATCCACATTTGGAGCTCAAGCGCAGAGTACGCTTTCACAGAGGGATGAAAACATCTCGCTAGATAAAGGAAAACATTTGTTTGAAAGACAAAAATACGCATCAGCTAGATTTCAGTTTCAGTCTTTTTTAGATAATGAAAAAAATGCAAGTCAATTGGAAATTGACGAAGCTGAGTATTTTATTGCCGTTTGCGCTTTGTATTTGGAAAATGCTGATGGCGGAAACCTTATTGAAGCATATGCTAAGAAGCACGAAGGAAGCGGATATGCTTCATTGGCGTATTTTGATTTAGGTGGTTATTATTTCAAAAGGAAAAAGTACGACGAAGCTGTTGATCATTTGGAAAAAGTGGATCAATATGCATTGAATGAAAGTCAAAAGAATGACTACCTGTTTTGGCTTTCTTATTCCTATTTTTTGGAGCAAAGATTTGACGATGCATTGCCGATGTTTAATCGATTGAAATTGTCGGATAATAAATACAAATATGCGGCTTATTATTATTCTGGATATATTCATTACAAACAAGAAAAATACGATAGAGCACTTAGGGATTTAAAAGCAGCAGGAAAGACAGATATTTATTCCGCTCAGGTCCCTTATTTTATCTCTAATATTTATTATAAGCAAAAGGATTATAGACAATTAGTTGAATATGCTGAGCCTTTTGCGAAAAATAAGCGATCAAAAGTAGTGAACAATGATGAAATAAAATTATTGGTCGCTGAATCATATTTTGAAATGGGGGATTATGAAAATGCTTCTCGTTATTTTGAGGAATATACGAAAGTGAAAAAATCTCCTAAAGCAGATGTGTTGTACAGAGCTGCTTTGGCTAATATGAAATTGGATCGATTGGATAAAGCTGAAGACAACTTTAAAAAAGTTGCCTTGGTGGAGGATTCTCTAGGATATTATGCTTCGTATTACCTTGGAGGAATCTATGTGAAAGATGATCGAAAGCCTTTTGCCTTAAGCGCTTATGATAAGGCTCAGAAGACTTCATTTAATGATGAGATGAAAGAAGAGGCTGCTTATAATCACTCTAGGTTATGCATGGAGCTAGAGAAGTATGAAGATGCAGTGGTGTCAATGCGAAAGTTTAAGGAAGAGTTTCCGGAATCGCAATATGTAGAAGAATTAGACCAATTGATTGGAGAAGCATATTTAAGGTCGAATGATTTTAAAGCGGCTGTTGAGCACTTGGAAAGTTTGTCATACAAATCATCTAAGATGAAAAAGGATTTCCAGCAAGTGACATTTAGCAGGGGCGTTCAGTTATTTAATCAAGGCAAATTAAAATCTTCCGTAGGTTTCTTTAAAAAATCGTTGAAGTATCCAATAAATCATGAACTTGTGATTCAGGCTCATTATTGGATGGGAGAAGCTTATTCTATAGCTAAAAGATATGCCGATGCAAAGGATCATTATTTGCAAATACAGACATTGGCTTCTGACACGCATGAATTTAAGAATTTAAGCTATTATGGATTAGGTTACGCTTATTTCAATGAAGAGAAATATAATTTAGCTTTGCCTTATTTTAAAAGGTATGTGGAAAGCAATGCTTCCAATAAGCATTCCGCAGATGCTTTGATGAGACTTGCGGATTGCTATTATGTCCAGAAAGCATATGTATATGCGATAGATAATTATAAAAAGTCTGTTCAAGAAAAAAATCCAGATACAGATTATGCTTATTTCCAGTTGGGGATGATCAGTGGTATAGAAAAGGATTTGTCTTCATCTAGAGCATATTTTGATAAAGTTTTAGAGGTTGAACCAAAGTCGAGGTATTATGATGATGCTTTGTACCAATTGGCGGTTTTTGAATCAGTGGCGGGTAATAGCCAAGCTTCGTTGAAGTTGTTGGATCAATTGATAGAAGATGCTCCCGAAAGCTTGTTAATGCCATTTGCATATGAGCGTAAAGCGATTTCATATTCAAATTTAGGTAATTACTCGAAAGCTGTTGAAGAGTATAAGGTTGTGATAGATGAATACCCAACGTCTTCCAATGCAAATAGTGCATTGTTGGGATTGCAGGAAGCATTGAGCAAAGCAGGTAAGCAGAACGAGCTGGACGCCTATATAGCTAAATACAAGGAAGCGAATCCAGATAGCGAAACGGTTGAAAATGTTGCATATGAGTCAGCGAAATCGCTTTATTTTGATCAACAATATCATCAAGCATCTAAGTCGCTGTCAAATTATTTGATCGATTATCCAAATAGTCCATATCTAGTGGATGCTAAGTATTATTTGGCGGATTCATATTATAGGTTGCGAGATGATGAAAATGCTGTGAAATGGTTTAATGATGTAATTGAGGATTCTAAAAACAGGTATTTGCCTAAGGCCTTGAGTAAAGTGTCAGAAATACATTTTACTCAAAAAGAATACGAGAAGGCTGTTCAAGCCTCGAAGCACTACTCGGGTATTGCGAGATCGAAAAAAGATCAATTTAAAGCTTGGTCGATGATGGTCAAGTCATATTATGAATTAGAAAAATATGATTCTGTAGATTACTATGCTCATGAGATCATAGATAAAGTAGCTGTGTCTGCAAATGCTACAAATATGGCTAACCTATATATAGGCAAAGCCGCGCTAGGCAAAGGCTTGGAAGATGAAGCTATGGATCAATTTATCATTACGATGAATACGGCAAAGGATGCTAATGGCGCTGAAGCACAATATTTATTGGCTGAAGTATTTCATAAAAGAGGTCAATATGAGCAATCGATTCAAACGCTTTATGATTTAAGCAAGAACTTTGGAGTATATGAATACTGGTTGAGCAAAGCATTTTTGCTGATTGCCGATAATTATATTGAGTCCGATGAGCTTTTTCAGGCGAAAGCCACTTTGCAGTCGATTATTGATAAATCGCCGGTTGAAGAAGTAGTGAATGGAGCCAAAGAGCGTATGAAAAAGATCTCTGTTTTGGAGGAAGAAACGATATCGTCTCAAGATTCTTCAGGAATGGAAATGGTCGATGTTGATTCGTTGCATAGTATTGTAGAATAA